The DNA region TAGACGCGATCAATGCTGCGGTGGGAAATCTCCTGCCAGTAATGGGGATTCTGATCGCATTTCGTCAGAAACTCCAGAATAATCTGGGCCATTTCTTCGGGGTGAGTCGGATTGATGTAGAAGCCGTTTACCTTGTCCTGAATGATTTCCAGAGGACCGCCAAAGCGGGTCGCAAAAGTGGGTAGACCGCTGATCATGGCTTCCAGAATCGTCAGACCGAAGGCTTCAAACAGGGCGGGTTGCACGAAGATACCCTGGCGATCGGCAATCACGCGATATACTTCACCCGAATCGCCTTTTGCCAGTCGTACACCCAGCCAGCGCACTTTGCCGTGCAAGTTGTACTGATGAATGATCTGATACAGTTTTTCGATTTCACTAATTTCTTCGTGATCCGTGGATTCCTCGGTACGAAGCTTGCCAGCAATCAGGATCAAATTGCACTGTTCCTGAAGTTCCTTGCTCTTGCCGAAGCATTCTGCTAAACCTGTCAGGTTTTTGATGCGATCGAGCCGCGCCATGGAAAACAGAGGCCGCTTGCCGGGATCATCCAGAGTGCCGTAGACCTGGGCCGGATCATCGAGGGTGAACAGCAGGTCTTCCAGGCGATCGTGCTCCGTCAGCAAGCGGTCTTTCTTGCGCGTGTAGGGGAAGTACACACTTTCATTCACTCCCGGTGGCACCACGTTGAATTTGGGGCTGAACAAGTCAATGCCACTCACCACATGGTAGAGATCGGGCATGGTGAAGGACTTGTAGGACTCATACTGACCGACGCTGTCCGGCGTGCCGACAATTTCCTGATAAGTACTGCTGATCACAAAGTTGGCGGCATTCATGGCAATTAGATCTGCCGTGAACTGCAACGAGAAGTGATACTTGTCCTCCAGATCCTGCCAGTAGAGGTTACTGAACAGGTATTTGGATTTCTCCAAAGCATGGGCAATGTTGCACTGCGTCACTTCTAACCGCCGTGCCAGCAAGAAGGCCACCAGATTGCCATCCGAATAATTGCCGATAATCAAATCGGGTTTGCCCTGGAATTCGGCTCGCAGTTCTCGTTCGGCATCGATCGCAAAGGTTTCCAGATAGGGCCAGATTTCAAATCGGGAAATCCAGTTCTGGGTCATGCGGGGATTGAATTCGCGGAAGGGCACTCGCAAAATCCAGGCATCTTCCGTGCCATAGATTTTTTCCAGCCGCTGATTACAGGTCGTACCATCATTGTTAGGAATCAGGCGCGTCAACACAATCACTTTCGGATGCACATTCAGCACATCCAGCCCTGCCAGTTCAATGTCTTCCTGAAGTTGCTGCTCCAGCCCTTTCACCTGATCCAGAATGTAGACGACCTGCCCCCCAGTATCGGGACGGCCCAGTACGCCTTCTTGCCCAAACCAACCGTGGGGTGATACCAGGGCAATCCGGAAGATCATGGGAATCCGCGATACGAAGGCTTCCAGGACTTGATGGTCAGGGGAGTCAATCAATTGATCGAGAATTTCCAGGGTTTCCTGCACCCGCTGCGCCGTATTGCCCCACCCTGGTTCAAACCCCAGTTCCTGTAGCTCAAATCGGAATTGTTCGTAAGGCTGATCAGGAGGCAAAGCACTGACCAGACCGATCGCCTGTTTCACCCGATCGGAGAGTCGTTGCTGGGTTTGAATGCGATCGTTAATCAGCAACTGATACTGACTGTAACGGTGCAGCCGCAGAAAATTAAACAAGGCATCCTGCCACTGGCGCGGATCCTGGAATAACTTGCTGGACAGATAGCGGTTCAGGTAAGCTACCCCCCGACCGATATTTTTGGGATCGCGAATGGCAGGCGAGTAGTCATAAAAAGGCTGAAAGTCAATTTCCAGGACATCGCCATCCTGCGGGTGGAAGCGGCCCACGAGGCGATCTCGCAAATCCAGCAACTCCTGAATGCTCATTGGCTCGTAAGTCAAATCCTCCAGCAGGCGATAGGCTTCCTGGCTGGCAATCCGGGGACGAATGATCAGGCACAAACTTTCGTTATCAATAATAATTTCTTGAACATAGTAAATTAGCTTACTAAGATGGGAGGAATGGTAGAAGCGCTCGGACTTTTCATAATTCTGGCAATAGTCCGCAAACAGGGACAGAATTTCGTTGCGGAGCAAGTACCGTTTTTCTTGAGTCCGAAGAATGCTGGCAAACTGGCGCAGGTTGGTCTTTTCGTCGCTATGAAGTACGGCCTGAATCAAGTCGGACATTCGCAATTTCCCCTACTGTTGACACATTGAACCCAAAAGGATGAACAGGTGAAGAGTCACCTCAACGGTTGAGCCGAGCGGCTAACGGCATGGCATTAGGCTGGTGAGTCATCCCGATTCTAGGCTCAATTTTTTCAGCCTCCGCCCCTCTTGGGAATTAGTTCAAAATAATCAAGATTTCGTAAGCAAATTGCCCTAATCCAGGTTGGGTTAGTGAAGGTACATAAGCGGTTGCTCTCCGGTAAAAGACGACTGACCCATGACCAAAAGATTTAATCAGAAGAATTAGGTAATAGACGATAAAGAATTCGCACCCTGGGGCCAAGCACAATTTCATCCTCTGCCTGCAGAATGACGGTCTGGCACTTCTGGCCATTCACGAGCAATCCATTCCGGCTCGGGGTTTGATCCAACCCTCCATCCGTAATTTGATAGGCAGGATAACCATCAGGATGGATAACCTTTGTCAATACAGCGTGGTGCCGGGAGACGTATTGGGAATGCAAACAGATGTCGCTGTTAGAATCTCGACCGAGGGTATATTGGTCTCGCTCTAACATCATTTCGCGTTTGCCCCAGTCATCTTCCACGATCAAGGTAGGAGTGATCTGATGGGAACTGTGGGAACTGCTGTCTGCATCGATCGCGGTGGACAAGGAGGCAAACACAATTTCCGAGTCCGTTTCTCCCTCCACGAAGGTTTGCTCTCCAAAGCCAGACCCATACCAGGCTGCATGGGTGGTGGGTTGATGGTCACCCAGACCCATCTTTTCAGCCGCTAAACTGCGGGCGTGCCAGGACACCTGATCGTCTGGCCAGATGGAGAGGGCGCGATCGTAACTGATGATTGCTTCATCATAGCGACGCAATTCGGCCAGTGCATTCCCCCGATTCCGCCACGCCAGGTTATTCTCTCGATTGATCATCAATGCCCGGTTGTAAGCGTCTAAGGCTTCCTCCGGCAGACTCAAGCCATAGAGCAAGGCATTGCCCAGATTCTGCAGGACGGCCTCATGTCGGGAATCGAGCTGCAGAGCCTGGTCGTAGCAAGCAATGGCCTGCGAGTAATCTCCCAGCCCGTATTGAAAGGCATTGCCTCGCTCATGCCAGATTTCGCAGGCTGTACTATCACCCGGATTGAGCCGCAGTGCCCGATCGAAACTGGCGATCGCTTCTACATAATCTCCTCGATTCTCTAAAGCCAGTCCTCGCTCATACCAGACCTCATAGCAATCGTCCTGAATGTCCAGAACTCGATTGAAAGCTGCGATCGCTCGTTCGAAATCATTGGCACTGGCGGCTGCCAACCCTCGCCGAAACCACATTAGAGCTTCGCTATTGAGTGCTATTTGGCCTGTATCGAGCATACTGAACTATCCTGTAGCCCCCCTGTGCACAGCACAGCCACACGAAACCAACCGTACTGCTGCGTAAATTTTATCGGCTAATACGAAGAGAGTATGAAATTTGCCCTGATCCTCACACTTTCTTTAAAGTGAGGATGGCAAACAAAAGAATCTGTACACAGGCAGAAGACAAACATCCCCTATGTTCCAAAAACCGCTGAATTTACTTTTTCTATCCACATCGGTTGGGCCACTGGGTTCGGGATTGGGAGGAGGGGTAGAACTGACGTTAAGAAACATGGCTCAGATGATGCAGCAACGAGGCCATGAAGTAACGGTGGTTGCTCCGGCAGGTTCAGTTTTGCCAGATTCTTCCTTAGTTGAGGTTTTCGGAGATCTGCATCCTACCGCTCAAAACGAAGGGCGGGATGCGTGGATTGCAATGCCTCCTAACTCGGTGCTGGCTGGGATGTGGAACTATGCCTCTCAAGTGCAAGATAATTACGATTTGATTTTAAATTTTGCCTATGACTGGTTGCCCTTCTACTTAACTCCTACTTTGGCCACTCCTGTTGCTCATCTGGTCAGTATGGGTTCCCTTACCCATGCCATGGATCGGATTATCACTCAGGTAGCAGAGCAATTTCCTCATGCTATTGCGGTTCATAGTCGCGCTCAAGCCGAGACGTTTCCTGATAGCGATCGCTTCTGGGTAGTAAGCAATGGCTTCGACCTGCAGCAGTACAACTTTTGTGCTGAGCCAGAAAATACCCTGGGCTGGGTGGGACGGTTGGCTCCCGAAAAAGGCTTGGAAGATGCCGTCGTGGCCGCTCAAGTGACTAACATTCCCCTCAAAATTTGGGGTGTGTTACAGGATGTCGCCTACTGGCATGACATTTGCGATCAGTATCCCGATGCTCCCGTAAGTTATGAAGGATTTTTGCCCACAGCAGAATTGCAACAGGCGCTAGGCCAGTGTCGAGCGTTGCTGATGACTCCTAAATGGGTAGAGGCATTTGGCAATGTGGCGATCGAAGCATTAGCCTGTGGTGTTCCGGTGATTGCATACCAGCGAGGCGGCCCTGCAGAAATTGTGCAGCACGGAAAAACAGGTTGGTTGGTGGAACCAGACAGCATTCAGGGACTGGTGGACGCGATCGCTCAATTAGACCAGATCGATCGCCTGACCTGCCGCCGTTATGCGGAAGCGGAATACTCTCTGCAGGCGATGAGCGATCGGGTGGAGCGCTGGTTTGCGGCAATTTTGAACCAAAGGATGATGGGATGATGGGAGGGGGTGATGGTGGGACATACTCATCATCCTGTCATCTCATCATCTCGTTATCCCACTAAAGCTATGGCTACTGAAGCAGATTTACGGCGCTTTCTCAATCGGATTGATCAGCAGAGCTACAAAGCGTACAAAGACCTGGAACGGCGTTATCAGTTTCCGACCTTTACTCTGCTGGTCGATCGGGTTCAGGGAGATCCCTTTGCTTCTCCCAGCCAATTTCGGGTACAGGTTCCCCAACGGCAGGCCAAATTTCCCCCAACGCTCTACAGTAACCACAGTCGCGAAGTAGCGCTGCGGGATTATCTGACTCGCCAGTTCGATCGCGTTGCTCAAGCAATTCGCCAGCGGCGGGGTAGTGGTAGTAGCGGCCTGATTGCAATCGCCCAACCCCGGCAGACTATTCTGGAGCGTACTTCAGTATTGATCAATGACGACTGGGTGGAAGCCCGGTTTGTCGTTGGTTTGCCTGCGTTTGGACGACGGGTAGCAGGACGGCAGGCAGCCGAAATGCTGTGTGAGGACTTGCCGGAAATTGTTGAACAGGCGTTGCACTATGCTTCTTTGAAGGCGAATGAGGTACAACGGCATGGGGAAACGGCTGAAGATGCGGATTGGTTGCGATCGCAGTTACAGCCGCGGGGACTGGTGGCCTTTATTGCCGATGGGTCTGTGTTACCGAGAGCCAGTGGGGTAGACGATCGACCTCTCAAAACGGGTATTCCGTTCCAGTCTCCGGAGTCTTTACGGGTGGAATTTACCTGTCCGAATCGGGGAAAGGTGACGGGCATGGGCATTCCTGCTGGAGTGACGTTGATTGTGGGGGGTGGTTATCACGGGAAATCGACCTTGCTGCGGGCGATCGAGTTAGGAGTCTACAACCACATTCCAGGAGATGGCCGGGAACTGGTGGTGACGGATACCACAGCGGTGAAAATCCGGGCGGAGGATGGTCGCAGTGTGGCGGGTGTGGATATTTCGCCGTTTATTAATCAGTTACCTCTGGGGCGATCGACCACCCAATTCATTACGGAAAATGCCAGTGGCAGCACCTCTCAGGCGGCGAACATTATGGAAGCACTGGAGGCAGGTTCCCGTTTGCTGTTAGTCGATGAAGATACTGCGGCGACCAACTTTATGATCCGCGATCGTCGGATGCAAGCCCTGATTGCCAAAGAGAAGGAACCGATCACTCCCTTTATTGATAAAGTCGGTCAGTTGTTTACGGATCATGGAGTTTCTACGATTCTGGTGATGGGGGGCAGTGGTGATTATTTTGATGTGGCAAATACGGTGATTGCTATGCAGGATTTCCAGCCCCAGGAAGTCACCGATCGGGCACGGGCGATCGCCGCTGAATATGCCACTCATCGCGCCCCCGAAGGAGGTTCTGAATTTGGCTCCCTGCCCTGCCGCACCCTGCCCCGCACCCAATCTCGCCAGTCAGACCGGGATTTCGTCAAGTGGAAAATTCGGGAACTGCATACGATCGTGATTGACCGGGAAGACATTGATCTTTCAGCCGTTGAACAACTGGATGATCCGGCGCAACTGAGAGCGATCGCGGCCACTTTAGTCTATCTGGAACAGCATTATCTGACAGGTAAATACACCATTTCAGAGATTCTGGATCAGGTCATGGCAGAGATTGTCAGCAATGGCTTTGATTTCCTGACCTACTGCCCTCCCGGTGATTTCGCCCTGTTTCGTCGCTTTGAGTTAGCGGCTGCTTTGAATCGCTGGCGATCGTTGCTGCCGCAGGGGAATAGGGGATAAGGAGTGGGGAGTGGGGAATAGGGAATGAGAAATAGAGAATAGACATGGTTCACCATATTCACTTTTCTCCAATCCAAAATCCAAAATCTAAAATCCAAAATAGGATTAAGACGTTGATCACAAACCGCTAAACGAACATGACTGAACCTTGCATCGCTCCCTATGGTTCCTGGAAATCTCCCATCACCTCTGACCTGATTGTGGCTGGCACGATCGGCCTGGGAGGGGTGCGATTAGATGGGGACATAGTGTACTGGAGTGAGATGCGACCGACGGAAGGGGGCCGCAATGTAGTTGTGTGTCGTACGGCGGATGGGCAGATTACGGATGTTACGCCACCGCCCCTGAATGTGCGATCGCGGGTACATGAGTATGGCGGTGGAGCCTTTCTGGTGCATCAGGGAACGCTTTATTTCTCCAATTTTGCCGATCAGCGATTGTATCGTCAGAAAGCGGGTCAGGAACCTGTGGCAATTACTCCGGAGCAGGCATGGCGGTATGCCGATGGGGTGGTTGATGCTCAGCGGAAGCGGATGATTTGCGTGCGCGAAGATCATACAGGTGAGGGAGAACCTGTGAATACCCTGGTGAGTCTGGATTTGGATGGTCAGGATGCTCCTCAGACTGTGCTGGTATCAGGTAATGATTTTTATGCAGCACCCCGACTCAGCCCGGATGGCTCTAAGCTGGCCTGGATTTGCTGGAATCATCCCAATATGCCCTGGGACAGCACGGAGTTGTGGGTGGGGGAAATCAGTGCAGAGGGCACGATCGCCCAGGCTCAACGGATTGCTGGCGGGGGAGAAGAGTCGATCGTGCAACCCCTCTGGTCGCCGGATGGAACGTTGTATTTTGTCAGCGATCGTTCTAACTGGTGGAATTTATACCGTTGGATTCCTGCTGCTCAGGCACAAGGAGGAGAAGTCACAGCCCTGTGTCCAATGGAGGCAGAGTTTGCTTTTCCCCAATGGGTATTTGGCTACTCCAGCTATGATTTTGAGTCCGCAGAACAGATCATTTGCACCTATACCCAGAATGGTATTTCCTACCTGGCGAGTCTGAATCCGACTACGAAACAATTAACTCCGATCGAAACCCCTTACACCGAGATTAGTGGGGTTCACTGTAGCAGGGGCAAAGTCGTGTTCAATGCCGGATCGGCCACGCAACCGGGAGCGATCGTCCAACTGGATTTAGCTACGCATCAACTGCAGGTTCTGCGTCGTTCCAGTGAGTTAGAGATTGACCCAGGCTATCTGTCTGTGCCGGAGACGATCGCCTTTCCCACCGAGAACCATCTGACGGCTTACGGCTTTTACTATCCACCCAAAAACAAAGACTTTCAGGCACCCGCAGGGGAACGTCCGCCTCTGCTGGTGAAAAGTCATGGTGGCCCAACGGGTGCAACCTCTGCCGCCTTCAACCTGAAAATTCAATACTGGACAAGTCGAGGATTTGCCGTGCTGGATGTAAATTATGGCGGTAGTACAGGCTATGGGCGCGAGTACCGGGAACGCCTGAAGGGGCAATGGGGCATTGTGGATGTGGATGATTGTGCCAATGGTGCAAAGTACTTAGCAGCGCAGGGGAAGGTGGATGGCGATCGGCTGGTGATTGATGGAGGCAGTGCTGGTGGTTATACAACCCTGTGTGCGCTGACCTTCCGGGATGTGTTTAAGGCGGGAGCCAGTTACTACGGGGTGAGTGATCTGGAAGCACTGGCAACGGATACGCACAAATTTGAGTCCCGCTACCTGGATAGTCTGATTGGGCCATACCCGGAACGCAAGGATTTATATGTGGAGCGATCGCCGATTCATGCCACGCAATTCCTCAACTGTCCCGTGATCTTTTTTCAGGGGGATGAGGATAAGATTGTGCCCCCGAATCAGGCGGAAATGATGGTGAATGCGTTGCGAGAAAAAGGCTTACCTGTGGCTTATGTGTTGTATGCAGGGGAACAGCATGGTTTCCGCAAAGCCGAGAATATTAAACGCACCTTAGATGGAGAATTTTATTTCTATGCCAGAGTATTTGGCTTTGCGATGGCAGATGAGGTCGAACCTGTGGCGATCGAGAATCTGCCTACTCCCAGGTTGCAACAGGTTTGAGGATGGGGGGGATATCGTATCCTGCGGGAAATTCCAGTTGGGTTTCCCGCAGACCCAGGTAACTGGATTCCGTAAAGGCCAGTAACATTCGCTGTAAGGCTAACCATACTTCCGGATCATATTCCCAATCCCGAAAGCGGTTCGCCTGTGCCGCGATCGCTTTCAATGCCCAAAAGTAGCTATTTCTTACCACCGAGCCATTTTTCTTGTACTGCGGTACATCGTCCTGATGAATCAACAGAATTTGCTGTTCAATCCTTGCTCGCATAAATCATCAGATTAGTTCACTTGAACTATTATAGGCGAATCTTTAGCGTTTCAAAACGGACGTGATAATGATTGTTAACGTTGCCGATGCAATCAACGTGAACGCTAACTGTACCACCCATTGCGTCGCCTGCTGGTAGTTGCTGAACCGCTCATTAAACCGCTCCTGCTCCTGGGAAAATCGTTCTTGCTCCTGAGTCAGTTTTTCCTGATTTTGAGTCAGTTTTTCCTGATTTTGAGCCAGTTGCTCCTGATTTTGAGCCAGTTGCTCCTGATTTTGAGCCAATTTGTCTAATCGCTCAATCACATCGGATAAGGTTGGTTCGCTTCTATCCTGAGCAGTTGTCATAGCTTTCAATTCACGGTTATTAACTATCAACCACTAAACCATCTTTCATATGAATGATGCGGCGGGTTTGAGCGGCGATGTCATGTTCGTGGGTGACGATCATGATCGTAATGCCCTGACGATTCAGGTCTGTCATTAAGTTCATGACTTCCTGCGAAGTTTGGGTATCCAGTGCTCCGGTCGGTTCATCGGCCAATACCAGGGCTGGACGATTCACCAGCGCACGAGCGATCGCCACCCGTTGCTGTTGTCCTCCGGAGAGCTGATTGGGACGGTTGGCCATCCGGTCTGCTAACCCCACTCGTGCCAGGGCTTCTTCCGCTCGTCGCCGTCGTAGAGTTTTAGGGACATTGGCATACACCATCGGTAGCATGACATTATCCAGGGCGGTTGATCGGCTCAATAAGTTGAATTGCTGAAATACAAAGCCAATCCGTTGATTGCGAATATAAGCCAATTCATCATCCGTTAGAGTCGTCAGATTTCTTCCCTCCAGCACGTAATGACCACTGGTGGGGCGATCCAAACACCCAATGATATTCATCAACGTGGATTTCCCAGACCCAGAAACTCCCATAATGGCAACATACTCCCCCTCTTCAATCGAGAGATCAATGCCTTTCAACACAGGGACATCCACTTCTCCTAAGCGGTACGTCTTCGTGATATCTTCCATCCAGATCATGGTTGCCATAGGGTCTTAACTACTCACTCCTAAGAGCAATGATTGGATCCAGGCGAGCCGCATTTCGGGCGGGAATGACTCCGGCAAGCAACCCAATGATGGTGGAGAGGCCAAAGCCAGCACTGATAGACCAGAGGGAGATGACGAAGGGAAACTTGAAAGCATTGGCAGCGGCAAAGGCAATTCCCACGCCCAAGGCAATGCCCAGTGCTCCTCCGGCCAGAGAGACTAAAACCGCTTCTGTCAGGAATTGGCTTAATACCGCGCTCCTGGTTGCGCCAACGGCTTTGCGGATGCCAATTTCACGGGTGCGCTCGACGACAGACACCAGCATGATGTTGGCAATTCCAATACCACCGACGATTAAGGAAATCCCAGCGATCGCGCTCACCATCACGGTAAATAAACCGACAACATTAGTGAAGGCATTAATGATGTCAATCTGGTTGCTGATCCGAAAATCATCCGGTTGCGGAGGATAGATATTGTGGCGAATCCGTAACAGGTTAGTAACTTGAAACTGGGCCGCTTCTAACTGAGCATCGTCTGCCGCCTGTACCCAGATGCCGCTGATCGCCACACCGTTGATGGCATTATTACCCACAATCCGGGAAGACATATTGGTCAGGGGAATGTAGATGCGATCGTCCTGATCCATCCCACCGACAGAGCCTTTCGGTTCCATCACACCAATCACGGTGTAATTATTGCCCTGAACGCGAATATTTTCCCCCACTGCCCTGCCATCCGAGCCGAACAGGTCATCCCGGACTTTTGTGCCCAGAATCGCTACAGGTCGGGCACTATCCAGATCCGCCTGGGTGAAATATTGGCCTTCTTTGGGATAAATGCTTTTCACCTCCGGATAGGCCAGATCCACTCCCAACAAACTGGTAGAGGT from Leptodesmis sichuanensis A121 includes:
- a CDS encoding sucrose synthase, whose protein sequence is MSDLIQAVLHSDEKTNLRQFASILRTQEKRYLLRNEILSLFADYCQNYEKSERFYHSSHLSKLIYYVQEIIIDNESLCLIIRPRIASQEAYRLLEDLTYEPMSIQELLDLRDRLVGRFHPQDGDVLEIDFQPFYDYSPAIRDPKNIGRGVAYLNRYLSSKLFQDPRQWQDALFNFLRLHRYSQYQLLINDRIQTQQRLSDRVKQAIGLVSALPPDQPYEQFRFELQELGFEPGWGNTAQRVQETLEILDQLIDSPDHQVLEAFVSRIPMIFRIALVSPHGWFGQEGVLGRPDTGGQVVYILDQVKGLEQQLQEDIELAGLDVLNVHPKVIVLTRLIPNNDGTTCNQRLEKIYGTEDAWILRVPFREFNPRMTQNWISRFEIWPYLETFAIDAERELRAEFQGKPDLIIGNYSDGNLVAFLLARRLEVTQCNIAHALEKSKYLFSNLYWQDLEDKYHFSLQFTADLIAMNAANFVISSTYQEIVGTPDSVGQYESYKSFTMPDLYHVVSGIDLFSPKFNVVPPGVNESVYFPYTRKKDRLLTEHDRLEDLLFTLDDPAQVYGTLDDPGKRPLFSMARLDRIKNLTGLAECFGKSKELQEQCNLILIAGKLRTEESTDHEEISEIEKLYQIIHQYNLHGKVRWLGVRLAKGDSGEVYRVIADRQGIFVQPALFEAFGLTILEAMISGLPTFATRFGGPLEIIQDKVNGFYINPTHPEEMAQIILEFLTKCDQNPHYWQEISHRSIDRVYSTYTWKIHTTRLLSLAKIYGFWNYTSKENRADMMRYIEALFYLLYRPRAKALLEEHWQR
- a CDS encoding tetratricopeptide repeat protein, coding for MLDTGQIALNSEALMWFRRGLAAASANDFERAIAAFNRVLDIQDDCYEVWYERGLALENRGDYVEAIASFDRALRLNPGDSTACEIWHERGNAFQYGLGDYSQAIACYDQALQLDSRHEAVLQNLGNALLYGLSLPEEALDAYNRALMINRENNLAWRNRGNALAELRRYDEAIISYDRALSIWPDDQVSWHARSLAAEKMGLGDHQPTTHAAWYGSGFGEQTFVEGETDSEIVFASLSTAIDADSSSHSSHQITPTLIVEDDWGKREMMLERDQYTLGRDSNSDICLHSQYVSRHHAVLTKVIHPDGYPAYQITDGGLDQTPSRNGLLVNGQKCQTVILQAEDEIVLGPRVRILYRLLPNSSD
- a CDS encoding glycosyltransferase family 4 protein, translating into MFQKPLNLLFLSTSVGPLGSGLGGGVELTLRNMAQMMQQRGHEVTVVAPAGSVLPDSSLVEVFGDLHPTAQNEGRDAWIAMPPNSVLAGMWNYASQVQDNYDLILNFAYDWLPFYLTPTLATPVAHLVSMGSLTHAMDRIITQVAEQFPHAIAVHSRAQAETFPDSDRFWVVSNGFDLQQYNFCAEPENTLGWVGRLAPEKGLEDAVVAAQVTNIPLKIWGVLQDVAYWHDICDQYPDAPVSYEGFLPTAELQQALGQCRALLMTPKWVEAFGNVAIEALACGVPVIAYQRGGPAEIVQHGKTGWLVEPDSIQGLVDAIAQLDQIDRLTCRRYAEAEYSLQAMSDRVERWFAAILNQRMMG
- a CDS encoding ABC-ATPase domain-containing protein — its product is MATEADLRRFLNRIDQQSYKAYKDLERRYQFPTFTLLVDRVQGDPFASPSQFRVQVPQRQAKFPPTLYSNHSREVALRDYLTRQFDRVAQAIRQRRGSGSSGLIAIAQPRQTILERTSVLINDDWVEARFVVGLPAFGRRVAGRQAAEMLCEDLPEIVEQALHYASLKANEVQRHGETAEDADWLRSQLQPRGLVAFIADGSVLPRASGVDDRPLKTGIPFQSPESLRVEFTCPNRGKVTGMGIPAGVTLIVGGGYHGKSTLLRAIELGVYNHIPGDGRELVVTDTTAVKIRAEDGRSVAGVDISPFINQLPLGRSTTQFITENASGSTSQAANIMEALEAGSRLLLVDEDTAATNFMIRDRRMQALIAKEKEPITPFIDKVGQLFTDHGVSTILVMGGSGDYFDVANTVIAMQDFQPQEVTDRARAIAAEYATHRAPEGGSEFGSLPCRTLPRTQSRQSDRDFVKWKIRELHTIVIDREDIDLSAVEQLDDPAQLRAIAATLVYLEQHYLTGKYTISEILDQVMAEIVSNGFDFLTYCPPGDFALFRRFELAAALNRWRSLLPQGNRG
- a CDS encoding dipeptidyl-peptidase 5 yields the protein MTEPCIAPYGSWKSPITSDLIVAGTIGLGGVRLDGDIVYWSEMRPTEGGRNVVVCRTADGQITDVTPPPLNVRSRVHEYGGGAFLVHQGTLYFSNFADQRLYRQKAGQEPVAITPEQAWRYADGVVDAQRKRMICVREDHTGEGEPVNTLVSLDLDGQDAPQTVLVSGNDFYAAPRLSPDGSKLAWICWNHPNMPWDSTELWVGEISAEGTIAQAQRIAGGGEESIVQPLWSPDGTLYFVSDRSNWWNLYRWIPAAQAQGGEVTALCPMEAEFAFPQWVFGYSSYDFESAEQIICTYTQNGISYLASLNPTTKQLTPIETPYTEISGVHCSRGKVVFNAGSATQPGAIVQLDLATHQLQVLRRSSELEIDPGYLSVPETIAFPTENHLTAYGFYYPPKNKDFQAPAGERPPLLVKSHGGPTGATSAAFNLKIQYWTSRGFAVLDVNYGGSTGYGREYRERLKGQWGIVDVDDCANGAKYLAAQGKVDGDRLVIDGGSAGGYTTLCALTFRDVFKAGASYYGVSDLEALATDTHKFESRYLDSLIGPYPERKDLYVERSPIHATQFLNCPVIFFQGDEDKIVPPNQAEMMVNALREKGLPVAYVLYAGEQHGFRKAENIKRTLDGEFYFYARVFGFAMADEVEPVAIENLPTPRLQQV
- a CDS encoding ABC transporter ATP-binding protein, with the protein product MATMIWMEDITKTYRLGEVDVPVLKGIDLSIEEGEYVAIMGVSGSGKSTLMNIIGCLDRPTSGHYVLEGRNLTTLTDDELAYIRNQRIGFVFQQFNLLSRSTALDNVMLPMVYANVPKTLRRRRAEEALARVGLADRMANRPNQLSGGQQQRVAIARALVNRPALVLADEPTGALDTQTSQEVMNLMTDLNRQGITIMIVTHEHDIAAQTRRIIHMKDGLVVDS
- a CDS encoding ABC transporter permease → MAGLKRIQLTNVSLGEVLQMAADALWSNRLRTGLTMLGVIIGIASVITVTSVGQGVQRATEQQIQALGSNVMLVLSGVARSGGISQGTGSASTLTWEDAKAIATQVPAAKGVTAFLQRPVQVVYAGQNTSTSLLGVDLAYPEVKSIYPKEGQYFTQADLDSARPVAILGTKVRDDLFGSDGRAVGENIRVQGNNYTVIGVMEPKGSVGGMDQDDRIYIPLTNMSSRIVGNNAINGVAISGIWVQAADDAQLEAAQFQVTNLLRIRHNIYPPQPDDFRISNQIDIINAFTNVVGLFTVMVSAIAGISLIVGGIGIANIMLVSVVERTREIGIRKAVGATRSAVLSQFLTEAVLVSLAGGALGIALGVGIAFAAANAFKFPFVISLWSISAGFGLSTIIGLLAGVIPARNAARLDPIIALRSE